A genomic region of Pseudomonas frederiksbergensis contains the following coding sequences:
- the clpP gene encoding ATP-dependent Clp endopeptidase proteolytic subunit ClpP, translating to MFRNSYIQQNSDIQAAGGLVPMVVEQSARGERAYDIYSRLLKERVIFLVGPVEDYMANLICAQLLFLEAENPDKDIHLYINSPGGSVTAGMSIYDTMQFIKPNVSTTCIGQACSMGAFLLTAGAPGKRYCLPNSRVMIHQPLGGFQGQASDIEIHAKEILFIRERLNTLMAKHSGHTLEEIERDTNRDNFMSAEAARAYGLIDEVITQRPA from the coding sequence ATGTTCCGTAATTCGTATATTCAGCAGAACTCTGATATCCAGGCCGCAGGCGGCCTGGTCCCGATGGTTGTCGAGCAATCCGCTCGTGGCGAGCGCGCCTATGACATCTACTCGCGCCTTCTCAAGGAGCGAGTGATCTTTCTGGTTGGCCCGGTAGAGGACTACATGGCCAATCTGATTTGTGCGCAACTGCTATTCCTTGAAGCGGAAAACCCGGACAAGGACATCCATCTCTATATCAACTCCCCGGGCGGTTCGGTGACGGCGGGCATGTCGATCTATGACACCATGCAGTTCATCAAGCCAAACGTGTCGACCACCTGTATCGGTCAGGCCTGCAGCATGGGCGCATTCCTGTTGACCGCCGGTGCCCCAGGCAAACGTTACTGCTTGCCGAACTCGCGTGTGATGATTCACCAGCCACTGGGCGGCTTCCAGGGGCAGGCGTCGGATATCGAAATCCATGCCAAGGAAATCCTCTTCATCCGTGAGCGTCTCAACACGTTGATGGCCAAGCATAGCGGGCACACTCTTGAAGAAATCGAGCGCGATACCAACCGCGATAACTTCATGAGTGCAGAAGCCGCGCGTGCGTATGGGTTGATCGATGAAGTGATCACCCAGCGCCCCGCTTAA